The Ictidomys tridecemlineatus isolate mIctTri1 chromosome 6, mIctTri1.hap1, whole genome shotgun sequence genome includes a region encoding these proteins:
- the Gsg1 gene encoding germ cell-specific gene 1 protein isoform X4: protein MELTKGFSGQRTFISAALSLLSLSLSTTSLLSSSWFVGTQKVPKPLCGKSLAAKCFDMPMSLEGSFPNASTPEVVQYSWETGDDRFSFLTFRSGMWLSCEETMEEPGERCRSFIELTPPAERGEKGLLEFATLQGPCHPTLRFGGEWLKEKAFFPHLPLGLVAKILWLSLGAQITYIGLEFISFLLLLMDLLLTGNPGCGLKLSAFAAIASVLSALLQGLCLPLPSVGLLGMVAHMMYSQVFQATVNVGPEDWRPHSWNYGWAFYTAWVSFTCCMASAVTTFNTYTRMVLEFKCRHSKTFKENPGCLLHHHRCFPQQQSCTTHPGGPPTSYHQYHNQPIHSISESADFYSALQDQRFQQGTSQELKEVVGSSIEEQC, encoded by the exons ATGGAACTCACGAAGGGCTTCTCTGGCCAACGGACATTCATATCTGCAGCCCTCAGCCTGCTATCACTCAGCCTCTCCACAACATCCCTGCTCAGCAGCTCCTGGTTTGTGGGCACACAGAAGGTGCCTAAGCCCCTGTGCGGAAAAAGTCTGGCAGCCAAATGCTTTGACATGCCAATGTCCCTGGAGGGCAGCTTCCCCAACGCATCAACCCCGGAGGTGGTTCAATACAGCTGGGAGACTGGGGATGACCGGTTCTCCTTCCTTACCTTCCGGAGTGGCATGTGGCTATCCTGTGAGGAAACCATGGAAGAACCAG GGGAGAGGTGCCGAAGTTTCATTGAACTCACACCACCAGCCGAGAGAGGTGAGAAAGGACTACTGGAATTTGCCACGTTGCAAGGCCCATGTCACCCCACTCTCCGATTTGGAGGGGAGTGGTTGAAGGAGAAGGCTTTCTTCCCCCACCTTCCCTTGGGGCTTGTGGCAA AGATCCTCTGGTTATCACTGGGAGCCCAAATCACGTACATTGGCCTTGAGTTCATCagcttcctcctgctcctgatGGACTTGCTGCTCACGGGGAACCCTGGCTGTGGGCTTAAGCTGAGCGCCTTTGCAGCCATTGCCTCTGTTTTGTCAG CCCTTCTCCAAGGGCTctgccttcctcttccctctgtagGCCTTCTGGGGATGGTGGCCCATATGATGTATTCCCAAGTCTTCCAGGCAACTGTCAACGTGGGTCCAGAAGACTGGAGACCACATTCTTGGAATTATGGCTGGGCCTTCTA CACGGCCTGGGTTTCCTTCACCTGCTGCATGGCATCTGCTGTCACCACTTTCAACACATACACCAGGATGGTCCTGGAGTTCAAATGCAGACATagtaagaccttcaaagaaaacCCAGGTTGCCTACTCCATCACCACCGGTGCTTCCCTCAGCAGCAGTCATGTACAACCCACCCCGGAGGTCCTCCCACAAGCTACCACCAATACCACAACCAGCCCATCCACTCCATCTCCGAAAGTGCTGACTTCTACTCAGCACTACAAGACCAGAGATTTCAACAAGGGACCAGCCAGGAGCTGAAAGAAGTGGTTGGGTCATCCATAGAAGAGCAGTGCTAG
- the Gsg1 gene encoding germ cell-specific gene 1 protein isoform X2 — MQAFFLFSVHRCNSTRCCITQSTRIVVNFFLKSSFKPLLNKMELTKGFSGQRTFISAALSLLSLSLSTTSLLSSSWFVGTQKVPKPLCGKSLAAKCFDMPMSLEGSFPNASTPEVVQYSWETGDDRFSFLTFRSGMWLSCEETMEEPGERCRSFIELTPPAERGEKGLLEFATLQGPCHPTLRFGGEWLKEKAFFPHLPLGLVAKILWLSLGAQITYIGLEFISFLLLLMDLLLTGNPGCGLKLSAFAAIASVLSGLLGMVAHMMYSQVFQATVNVGPEDWRPHSWNYGWAFYTAWVSFTCCMASAVTTFNTYTRMVLEFKCRHSKTFKENPGCLLHHHRCFPQQQSCTTHPGGPPTSYHQYHNQPIHSISESADFYSALQDQRFQQGTSQELKEVVGSSIEEQC, encoded by the exons ATGGAACTCACGAAGGGCTTCTCTGGCCAACGGACATTCATATCTGCAGCCCTCAGCCTGCTATCACTCAGCCTCTCCACAACATCCCTGCTCAGCAGCTCCTGGTTTGTGGGCACACAGAAGGTGCCTAAGCCCCTGTGCGGAAAAAGTCTGGCAGCCAAATGCTTTGACATGCCAATGTCCCTGGAGGGCAGCTTCCCCAACGCATCAACCCCGGAGGTGGTTCAATACAGCTGGGAGACTGGGGATGACCGGTTCTCCTTCCTTACCTTCCGGAGTGGCATGTGGCTATCCTGTGAGGAAACCATGGAAGAACCAG GGGAGAGGTGCCGAAGTTTCATTGAACTCACACCACCAGCCGAGAGAGGTGAGAAAGGACTACTGGAATTTGCCACGTTGCAAGGCCCATGTCACCCCACTCTCCGATTTGGAGGGGAGTGGTTGAAGGAGAAGGCTTTCTTCCCCCACCTTCCCTTGGGGCTTGTGGCAA AGATCCTCTGGTTATCACTGGGAGCCCAAATCACGTACATTGGCCTTGAGTTCATCagcttcctcctgctcctgatGGACTTGCTGCTCACGGGGAACCCTGGCTGTGGGCTTAAGCTGAGCGCCTTTGCAGCCATTGCCTCTGTTTTGTCAG GCCTTCTGGGGATGGTGGCCCATATGATGTATTCCCAAGTCTTCCAGGCAACTGTCAACGTGGGTCCAGAAGACTGGAGACCACATTCTTGGAATTATGGCTGGGCCTTCTA CACGGCCTGGGTTTCCTTCACCTGCTGCATGGCATCTGCTGTCACCACTTTCAACACATACACCAGGATGGTCCTGGAGTTCAAATGCAGACATagtaagaccttcaaagaaaacCCAGGTTGCCTACTCCATCACCACCGGTGCTTCCCTCAGCAGCAGTCATGTACAACCCACCCCGGAGGTCCTCCCACAAGCTACCACCAATACCACAACCAGCCCATCCACTCCATCTCCGAAAGTGCTGACTTCTACTCAGCACTACAAGACCAGAGATTTCAACAAGGGACCAGCCAGGAGCTGAAAGAAGTGGTTGGGTCATCCATAGAAGAGCAGTGCTAG
- the Gsg1 gene encoding germ cell-specific gene 1 protein isoform X1: MQAFFLFSVHRCNSTRCCITQSTRIVVNFFLKSSFKPLLNKMELTKGFSGQRTFISAALSLLSLSLSTTSLLSSSWFVGTQKVPKPLCGKSLAAKCFDMPMSLEGSFPNASTPEVVQYSWETGDDRFSFLTFRSGMWLSCEETMEEPGERCRSFIELTPPAERGEKGLLEFATLQGPCHPTLRFGGEWLKEKAFFPHLPLGLVAKILWLSLGAQITYIGLEFISFLLLLMDLLLTGNPGCGLKLSAFAAIASVLSALLQGLCLPLPSVGLLGMVAHMMYSQVFQATVNVGPEDWRPHSWNYGWAFYTAWVSFTCCMASAVTTFNTYTRMVLEFKCRHSKTFKENPGCLLHHHRCFPQQQSCTTHPGGPPTSYHQYHNQPIHSISESADFYSALQDQRFQQGTSQELKEVVGSSIEEQC; this comes from the exons ATGGAACTCACGAAGGGCTTCTCTGGCCAACGGACATTCATATCTGCAGCCCTCAGCCTGCTATCACTCAGCCTCTCCACAACATCCCTGCTCAGCAGCTCCTGGTTTGTGGGCACACAGAAGGTGCCTAAGCCCCTGTGCGGAAAAAGTCTGGCAGCCAAATGCTTTGACATGCCAATGTCCCTGGAGGGCAGCTTCCCCAACGCATCAACCCCGGAGGTGGTTCAATACAGCTGGGAGACTGGGGATGACCGGTTCTCCTTCCTTACCTTCCGGAGTGGCATGTGGCTATCCTGTGAGGAAACCATGGAAGAACCAG GGGAGAGGTGCCGAAGTTTCATTGAACTCACACCACCAGCCGAGAGAGGTGAGAAAGGACTACTGGAATTTGCCACGTTGCAAGGCCCATGTCACCCCACTCTCCGATTTGGAGGGGAGTGGTTGAAGGAGAAGGCTTTCTTCCCCCACCTTCCCTTGGGGCTTGTGGCAA AGATCCTCTGGTTATCACTGGGAGCCCAAATCACGTACATTGGCCTTGAGTTCATCagcttcctcctgctcctgatGGACTTGCTGCTCACGGGGAACCCTGGCTGTGGGCTTAAGCTGAGCGCCTTTGCAGCCATTGCCTCTGTTTTGTCAG CCCTTCTCCAAGGGCTctgccttcctcttccctctgtagGCCTTCTGGGGATGGTGGCCCATATGATGTATTCCCAAGTCTTCCAGGCAACTGTCAACGTGGGTCCAGAAGACTGGAGACCACATTCTTGGAATTATGGCTGGGCCTTCTA CACGGCCTGGGTTTCCTTCACCTGCTGCATGGCATCTGCTGTCACCACTTTCAACACATACACCAGGATGGTCCTGGAGTTCAAATGCAGACATagtaagaccttcaaagaaaacCCAGGTTGCCTACTCCATCACCACCGGTGCTTCCCTCAGCAGCAGTCATGTACAACCCACCCCGGAGGTCCTCCCACAAGCTACCACCAATACCACAACCAGCCCATCCACTCCATCTCCGAAAGTGCTGACTTCTACTCAGCACTACAAGACCAGAGATTTCAACAAGGGACCAGCCAGGAGCTGAAAGAAGTGGTTGGGTCATCCATAGAAGAGCAGTGCTAG
- the Gsg1 gene encoding germ cell-specific gene 1 protein isoform X3: MLTMAKMELTKGFSGQRTFISAALSLLSLSLSTTSLLSSSWFVGTQKVPKPLCGKSLAAKCFDMPMSLEGSFPNASTPEVVQYSWETGDDRFSFLTFRSGMWLSCEETMEEPGERCRSFIELTPPAERGEKGLLEFATLQGPCHPTLRFGGEWLKEKAFFPHLPLGLVAKILWLSLGAQITYIGLEFISFLLLLMDLLLTGNPGCGLKLSAFAAIASVLSALLQGLCLPLPSVGLLGMVAHMMYSQVFQATVNVGPEDWRPHSWNYGWAFYTAWVSFTCCMASAVTTFNTYTRMVLEFKCRHSKTFKENPGCLLHHHRCFPQQQSCTTHPGGPPTSYHQYHNQPIHSISESADFYSALQDQRFQQGTSQELKEVVGSSIEEQC; encoded by the exons ATGGAACTCACGAAGGGCTTCTCTGGCCAACGGACATTCATATCTGCAGCCCTCAGCCTGCTATCACTCAGCCTCTCCACAACATCCCTGCTCAGCAGCTCCTGGTTTGTGGGCACACAGAAGGTGCCTAAGCCCCTGTGCGGAAAAAGTCTGGCAGCCAAATGCTTTGACATGCCAATGTCCCTGGAGGGCAGCTTCCCCAACGCATCAACCCCGGAGGTGGTTCAATACAGCTGGGAGACTGGGGATGACCGGTTCTCCTTCCTTACCTTCCGGAGTGGCATGTGGCTATCCTGTGAGGAAACCATGGAAGAACCAG GGGAGAGGTGCCGAAGTTTCATTGAACTCACACCACCAGCCGAGAGAGGTGAGAAAGGACTACTGGAATTTGCCACGTTGCAAGGCCCATGTCACCCCACTCTCCGATTTGGAGGGGAGTGGTTGAAGGAGAAGGCTTTCTTCCCCCACCTTCCCTTGGGGCTTGTGGCAA AGATCCTCTGGTTATCACTGGGAGCCCAAATCACGTACATTGGCCTTGAGTTCATCagcttcctcctgctcctgatGGACTTGCTGCTCACGGGGAACCCTGGCTGTGGGCTTAAGCTGAGCGCCTTTGCAGCCATTGCCTCTGTTTTGTCAG CCCTTCTCCAAGGGCTctgccttcctcttccctctgtagGCCTTCTGGGGATGGTGGCCCATATGATGTATTCCCAAGTCTTCCAGGCAACTGTCAACGTGGGTCCAGAAGACTGGAGACCACATTCTTGGAATTATGGCTGGGCCTTCTA CACGGCCTGGGTTTCCTTCACCTGCTGCATGGCATCTGCTGTCACCACTTTCAACACATACACCAGGATGGTCCTGGAGTTCAAATGCAGACATagtaagaccttcaaagaaaacCCAGGTTGCCTACTCCATCACCACCGGTGCTTCCCTCAGCAGCAGTCATGTACAACCCACCCCGGAGGTCCTCCCACAAGCTACCACCAATACCACAACCAGCCCATCCACTCCATCTCCGAAAGTGCTGACTTCTACTCAGCACTACAAGACCAGAGATTTCAACAAGGGACCAGCCAGGAGCTGAAAGAAGTGGTTGGGTCATCCATAGAAGAGCAGTGCTAG
- the Gsg1 gene encoding germ cell-specific gene 1 protein isoform X9, whose protein sequence is MELTKGFSGQRTFISAALSLLSLSLSTTSLLSSSWFVGTQKVPKPLCGKSLAAKCFDMPMSLEGSFPNASTPEVVQYSWETGDDRFSFLTFRSGMWLSCEETMEEPGERCRSFIELTPPAEREILWLSLGAQITYIGLEFISFLLLLMDLLLTGNPGCGLKLSAFAAIASVLSGLLGMVAHMMYSQVFQATVNVGPEDWRPHSWNYGWAFYTAWVSFTCCMASAVTTFNTYTRMVLEFKCRHSKTFKENPGCLLHHHRCFPQQQSCTTHPGGPPTSYHQYHNQPIHSISESADFYSALQDQRFQQGTSQELKEVVGSSIEEQC, encoded by the exons ATGGAACTCACGAAGGGCTTCTCTGGCCAACGGACATTCATATCTGCAGCCCTCAGCCTGCTATCACTCAGCCTCTCCACAACATCCCTGCTCAGCAGCTCCTGGTTTGTGGGCACACAGAAGGTGCCTAAGCCCCTGTGCGGAAAAAGTCTGGCAGCCAAATGCTTTGACATGCCAATGTCCCTGGAGGGCAGCTTCCCCAACGCATCAACCCCGGAGGTGGTTCAATACAGCTGGGAGACTGGGGATGACCGGTTCTCCTTCCTTACCTTCCGGAGTGGCATGTGGCTATCCTGTGAGGAAACCATGGAAGAACCAG GGGAGAGGTGCCGAAGTTTCATTGAACTCACACCACCAGCCGAGAGAG AGATCCTCTGGTTATCACTGGGAGCCCAAATCACGTACATTGGCCTTGAGTTCATCagcttcctcctgctcctgatGGACTTGCTGCTCACGGGGAACCCTGGCTGTGGGCTTAAGCTGAGCGCCTTTGCAGCCATTGCCTCTGTTTTGTCAG GCCTTCTGGGGATGGTGGCCCATATGATGTATTCCCAAGTCTTCCAGGCAACTGTCAACGTGGGTCCAGAAGACTGGAGACCACATTCTTGGAATTATGGCTGGGCCTTCTA CACGGCCTGGGTTTCCTTCACCTGCTGCATGGCATCTGCTGTCACCACTTTCAACACATACACCAGGATGGTCCTGGAGTTCAAATGCAGACATagtaagaccttcaaagaaaacCCAGGTTGCCTACTCCATCACCACCGGTGCTTCCCTCAGCAGCAGTCATGTACAACCCACCCCGGAGGTCCTCCCACAAGCTACCACCAATACCACAACCAGCCCATCCACTCCATCTCCGAAAGTGCTGACTTCTACTCAGCACTACAAGACCAGAGATTTCAACAAGGGACCAGCCAGGAGCTGAAAGAAGTGGTTGGGTCATCCATAGAAGAGCAGTGCTAG